The genomic region TACCTGCTGGAACCTTAGCGAAAGATGAGGATCCGAAAGAATGTGCAAGACGTGAACTCTTAGAGGAGACAGGTTACATGGCCGAATCCATAACGGAACTCTTCAGCTGCTACCTGGCCCCAGGATACAGCAGTGAGAGAATCCACATATACCAAGCCTCAGGACTTAGGATGGTAGGTTCAAGAAGGGATGCCGATGAGTATATAGAGCTTGAACCAGTGACCGTGGATGAGGTTGAGGCCATGATAAGAAATAGGCAGATTCAAGATGCTAAGACAATTGCTGGAGTAACCTTCTACCTGTGGAGAAGAGGGTTGGGATGAATCTTAAATTTAACCGGGGGATACAATACCTTGACAGTCTATGCGGGGGTACCCGAGACCTCGCATATATATGCGAGGCAGGAATCAGGCTAAAGGGGCAGGACTACAGGAAAGTAAAACTGTAGGGTCAGACTTAAGATCTGAAGAGTATTAGCCATCCTGTGGCGTAGGCCTTCGTGGGTTCGAATCCCACCCCCCGCACCAAGTCACACATAAGAAATAATATGATACTCGCTACGCTAACCAACAGAATTCCCTGAAGAAAATGGTATTTTGGGAATAGATTGATTCGGTGATGTGAGATCACTTTCTCTTTTTCTTGGCTACTATCCTTCTAGTTTTCTTTCTCCCCACTTTTCTCATTGGAGTATTACAGCAAATTAGGTCGCATTCTGCGCAGCCACAAACTTCGTCTACAGCACATACCACGCCGCATACATCACATTTGTACAGATCTCCTTTGGTGACCAAGATCTCACCCTCCGGAAAATATATGCTGCTTCCATACTCAAAACATTTGCTATATGGAATGTGAATCACTTTTGAACAGACATTACTCCTGATGG from Candidatus Bathyarchaeota archaeon harbors:
- a CDS encoding NUDIX hydrolase, with translation MEELVSSTRIYDGKIINLRVDQIKLPDGSLHQREIVEHPGAVAILPVLDDGRILLIRQYRHAVGKILLEIPAGTLAKDEDPKECARRELLEETGYMAESITELFSCYLAPGYSSERIHIYQASGLRMVGSRRDADEYIELEPVTVDEVEAMIRNRQIQDAKTIAGVTFYLWRRGLG